From Ktedonobacteraceae bacterium:
CGCACCCGCTGAATCGCATCTTCCGGCACAGCTGCCAGCGCGAGGTACTGGATCGTATCGCCGCCTCAGATGATGTCTGGTTGGATGGCATCGAAACCTGGAACGCCAGCTTTTGCGGCATTTACGCGAATCGACTGGCGATGAGCGCCAATCGCGAGGTGTTTGGCTGGCCGGAACTTGGCAATAGCGATGCCCATACCCTCAAAGCCATCGGGCGCGGCTGCACCTGGTTCGAAGGCAGCAACGCGCAGGACGTGCGCGCCTCTATCGAGGCCGGGCTTACCGCTCCAGGTGGAAAATTGTGGCGCATGAATGATTACCTGGTGCTGGCAGGACACCATATTAACAAGCACCGCCAGCGTATTGCCTGATTGTTCATTGAGATAAAGCCTACAAATGCATTGAAAATCGCTCGTATTGGTGGTATACTCCTCTCAGCCATTCTAAATTGGAGAGGACAATGGATAACGCTGATCTCAACGCTCTTCGCCTGCTCCTGCGCGAGGAGGTCAACGCCGCAGTCTATTCGAGCGAGCAGCGCCTGGGCGACACCCTGGGGCGCATCGAACACGATCTTTCATCCGTCAAATCAGATGTCTCATCGCTCAAATCAGATGTCTCATCAGTCAAAACACAACTCATCAATCTGGAAAAAAGAGTTGAGGTGCTGGAAATAAGTTTTGCCGGTTTCAGAGATGATCTCCTGCTTTTGAAAAAAGATAACGCCATACTGAAACGAGGTCTTTCCGAGGTAGAGGGCAACCTTTCTCAGGTTATCTCCGTTCTCGACGAAGTAACGACGCACATCAATGAATTGCAGGCCGCGCAGCGCAATGTAGAAATCAAGGTGGACGAAAACATCCTTGGGCTAAAACGAGAGATGCAGAAGCTGGCGTATAAAGTGCAGGCCTTTATGGACAACGTGAATGACGCGATAGCCGGCGTCACCATGCGCATTGACATGCATAAGGACACACCCTTGAATCAGGCGCATCCGAACTCAGCCGCCTGACTATTTTCTTCTTTTGTTGCAATGAAGCGGCCCTATGCAGCTTTCGAAAAAGCTGGTGATTCCCAGAAGCTGTCAGAACGAGGGGGGATCCACGTAGTCTGAGAATGGCGCGAGAGATTCTTCGCTACGCTCAGAATGACAGGCCCCGGACATACAAGATATGTCCGGGGCCTGTCATTCTGAGCACAATGAGCCGAAGCCCTGAGGAATGAAGGGGAGGAATCTCTCGCCCAACTTTTGGGGAAACAGCAGGGCAAAAGTAGTATCCAAAACATTCTAAGTGTGATACAATAGGCATATGTTTAGCAGACGCATACAGCAACGAGCGCGAGAGTTAGTAGCTTTGATTATGCGGCCGCTTGCCCGGACAGGTGTTACTCCAAATACGCTCACCTTGCTGGGCTTGCTGCTGAGTATACTTACGGCTGTAGTGATAGCTCAGGGCTGGTTATTGGCCGGTGGCCTGCTGATGCTGTTTGCTGGCATCTTTGATATGTTCGATGGAGCGATAGCCCGTATCCGTAATGCCGCCACAACCTTTGGCGCTTTCCTTGATTCGACGCTTGACCGCTATTCGGAAAGTATCATCCTGTTTGGGTTACTCTATTACACTCTACAGCGGCCAGCCTTGCAAGACCCGCTCTGGCCCTTTCATTCTGAGCAACCCTGGATGATTACGCTGATATATATAGCAGTAGTCGGCTCATTACTGGTGAGTTATACAAAAGCGCGCGCCGAAGGGCTGGGACTGGAGTGTAAAACCGGACTGCTCGCTCGTCCCGAACGTGTCGTCATTCTGGCGCTTGGATTATTAACCGGTACCACTATCTGGGCATTGATCCTGCTGGCGGTCTTTTCAAATGTGACAGCGATAGAGCGTATCGCCCATGTATGGGGCATCACTCTACGCAAGCCCGTAGCAACGAGCGAACCTGTACAAATATCCGGGAGCACAGGGGGAGATGGACAGGTATCACATTTCCACCTGGATACGATGCAAACCGGAGCCTCAGATGGATTGGAACCGGCTCCTATCCCTCTTGCTAACACCTGGAATCCAGGGAGCCATAGCAATGTTGATGGTGGCCCTCACCGGGTAAATGCAGAGGAATAGCTTACCGTACATACCAGTAGTCCGCCGTCCACTGGTAATGTGCGTTCAGTGTGACATGACGGCGTAGACAAGTGTTATCAAACCGGATCGTGCATGTGGCTTATGCCTACCTGTTCGTCTCGCCTTGCAACAGCGTGAGATGCAGGTGGAAGCCTTTCCGAGAATACAAGAGCGGCAGGTGATTCAACTGCCGGCCAGCAACGCGGATCGGTGAAGGTGTGCCTTTTCTATGGCATGCTCCCGAACACCCGTTGCCTTAGAATGAGACGATTGGCGTACATATACTGCCTATCCATCTTGCCGGGGACGGCGCGGGCTGATTGATCAGCCTCATACACATGAACTTGAGTGACGAGGGAATAGACCCATCGCATGGCGACCAGCGAGGACCGCCCGGATGGGGACTGGCATAGCCGCTAAACTCTGAGCATAAAGATGGTAGGAGACAAAATCCGCCTCATATACATTCGATCAACTATTCTCCTTTGGCAATAGCCCGCGCTCCGGTCGATAACCTGGAAATTTGAGACTGGAGACCTTAGTGACAACAGAAAATACTCATCCCGACAACGGCGACATGCAGGCTTCCGCCGTTGAGCAATTGCCTGCCTCTGAAACCCCACCAACTTCAGATGTTGCAGAATCCGGCGGGGAACAGGTTGCCGCAACACAGTCCGGCACATCCGATAGCGTGCCGGAGCATGGAGGCCAGGCCGCTGGTTCTCCAACAGCGGAACATGATGAAAGGCATACTCAAAGTGAATTTGCCGGCACAGGCAGTTCAGATGTTGAACATCAAACCCCTGCCATAGATACAGCGAGCAGCAGCGAGCCATCTATTACACCTGCGGCACAGATGATGGCTGAAGAGATGTTCGCTACCACTTATCCTGACCAGGCTCTCTCGATGGCTGAAGGGGTTGTGCGCCCTTTCACCGATTTCATTGAAGAATTCCGCCAGACGGAAGTAAACTTTGGCTCCTTCGGACAAGAACCCGGCGCAGAGGCTTTTGCGGCGTTTCCTTCCATAGCCGAACCTGGTTCAACTCAATCCCCACCGGTTGACGAGGCCGCGGGCACTACAGCATTTGTACCTGAGCCGCCCACAGTGGAGGAAGAGCAGAAGGCCCCTGCCCAGGAAGCGAAACCTGTCACCAACAAAGAGCGCCCGGTGTCGCCTTTATTGCGCCCCGCCACGCGCACGCGCTCACGTCATGGCAGTAGCCGGCAGCGAGAAAGCGCCGCTGCCGCAACTCCTGAACGAGCCGGCGCGAGGCCTGCCCGAGGCGGTCAGGGTACTCAGGAGGAAAGAGATTTGAGTTCAGTCGCGCAAGATGCGCAAACATCCCCGGCGGCAGAATCCGCCCCTGCTATGCCTGGTGTTCCCCAGCAGGAACCCGCCACTACCGGAGTACCGGCAGAGGAACAGCCCAAACCCGCTCGCCGCTATCGCTTTGATCGACCGGCACCCACTTCTCCTGCTGTTCCAACACAGCATTCCGTGCAGCCTCGCCCGGAAGAAGGCAAAGAGAACCGCGCACCCGCTCGCTCGGAAAATGGACAGGCTCTCGAGCGTGAAGCGCAAGCAGCCCGGCAAAATGGCGGCGCTGCTCAGCATACCGAGCAACAAACTGCAAAACAGCCATCCACTCAGGAGCCGTCAGCCGTCAATGGCGAAGCTGCCGCGACTCCAACGCCAGCTCCCACTCCGGCTCATGGACGACGCCACGCGCAGGAACACCCGCATGAAAAGGAGAAGGGACAGCCATCTCTTGCATCCGCGGTCCAGGCCGATATGACACCTGCTACCGAAGGAGCGGAATCTGCTGCTCCTGTTGCTCAGGAGGTCCCACCTGAAGAACTGCCGCCGCTGGAATACTCGGAATTGCAGGCCGCCACTTCGCGCCGCCGCCGCCGCCGCCGTTCTGGCAACGCGAGCTCGCCGGCTGCCAGTACAACCTCTACTCCTGCTTCTGGTGTAGCAGGGAAACCGGCGCCATCCGAGCAGCCATCTCTGGGGAGTACAACGTCGGGGCTGGCGCAAGGACCAACACCGATGCCTGCATCTCCTGTAGCGGTGCCGCGTAATGCATCGTCACCCGCTAGCGCCGCGCCCCAGTATAATATCATCTCCGGCTACACCGTAAGCCAGATGAATCAAGGAAACGATGGAACAGGCCCATTCATGGGACCCGAGCCATCTCCCGCTCGCGGCAGCACGATATCACGAGAATCGCGACCCATTCGTGAAACGCAGCGCGGAGCGTCACACGTTGCTCGTCATGGCGAATCAATGGCTTCACCCGCCTCGGTCGGCCAACTGGCGAACGTCATCTCGCAGGCGTTTCAATCGCAGACAGACCGCATCGTAGCGGAACTGCGGCGCGCAAACCAGGTTCCAACAAACGTCTCCGTCTCCTTCCCGCCGTTCCCATCGACGGAGCGCGTGGGCGTATTCGTAGATGTTGCGAACCTGCTGTACTCAGCGCGCACGCAGCGCTTAACCATCGACTTCGGCAAGCTGCTTGACTTCCTGCGCGGCAATCGCCGCCTGGTGAGGGCGCATGCCTATTGTCCCACCAGCCCGCAGCCGGGCGACGAGCAGATGTTCTTGCAGGCCGTCAAGGGACTCGGCTATCGCATCACGACCAAGAACTACAAGACCTTCTCGAGCGGCGCGAAAAAGGCCGACCTCGACCTCGATCTATGTATGGATGTCGTGCGTCTCGTAGATGGCCGCGCCGTCGACTGCATCGTCCTGGTCAGCGGCGACAGCGATTTTATGCCCATGCTTGACTACTGCTCCGACCACGGGGTGCGTGTCGAGGTGGCAGCTTTCGATGAGTCGATGTCCGCTACATTGCGGCAGAGCTGCGATCTCTTCATCAACCTTGCCATGCTAGACGAAATCCGGGCATAAGCTCGGGGTTTCTCACAGAAAAGGAATGGCGAAACGATACCGGCGGCATCGTTTCGCCATTCCTTTTCTGTGAGAAACACCCTCTTCCTTACGTATGTATTGCAGGGCAAGGATTGCCTGGATAAACTGTTCCGTACAATGGAATAGCGTTCCTTGCCGTAGCTTTCATGGTATACTGAAAGCTAGAGAGAAATGTTCCCGGTTCCCCCGAATCTATTCTATTTGGTGAGAGCAGGACGTTTATCTTGATAAGTTCCGCTGTTCATGTATCACATGGTATTGTGGCGGTTATTTTCTTTTGGAGAGAAAGGAAGCTCACATGCGAAAAACAGGCGGTTATGCCAGCATCGCAACATTCCTCATGTTATTTGCCGCGTTGCTTTCTGCATGCGGCAGCAGCAGCACAAACACCGGTTCAGGTGGTGGTGGCAGCACTCCTACGGCCCCTGCCGTAACAGTGGCGCTGGTAACGGATATTGGAGGCTTGAATGACCAGGGCTTCAATCACCTGGCCTACTTAGGCTACACCAAGGCCATGAACCAGTATCACTTCGCTTCGCACATCATTCAAACCCAGTCGCAGAATGATTATGTGCATAACCTGACTCTGGCAGCTCAGAGCGCGCAAATGGTCATTGCCGTGGGTTTCCTGATGCAAACCCCGCTCTACCAGGTTGCCCAGCAGTTCCCCAACGTGAAGTTTGCAATCGTTGATGGCTGCGCCGTACCGAACCCGAATACCGGCGCCTGCCAGAATCTCCCCAATGTTGCTCCATTGTTCTTTAAAGAGCAAGAGGCCGGGTGCCTGGTTGGAGCAATAGCCGGCCAGATGGAAGTCGATGGCAAGGCCAAGGTACCGAATCTCCTCGGCAAGAATACCATCTCTGCCGTGGGTGGCCTCTCCATTCCGCCCGTCAACCGCTACATTGCCGGCTACAAGTATTGCGCGCAGAAGGTTGACCCCAGTATCAACGTCCTGGTCAACTACTCGCAGGATTTCTCAGATACGGCGAAATGTAAAGACGTGGCGTTGAGCCAGATCAACCAGCACTCCGCCGATATCATCTTCCAGGTAGCAGGTGGATGCGGCGTCGGCGCCCTTGATGCAGCTTACCAGAAGAATGTCTACGGCATCGGCGTCGATGCTGACCAGAGCTATGTGCATCCCGATGTGATCACCAGCGCTCTCAAGAGGGTTGATGTTGCCGTCTATGATATCATCGATGATGCTGAGAAAGGCACCTATAGCACCTTCGTCAGCAACTACAACAGCAATCCGGCTTCAGTAGCGTTTGATATCGCTCACGATGGTGTCGGCTATGCAACGCCTACCAGCGCTGTTCCTGCCGATGCTGCTGCCAAGGCCATGGACTTTGAAAACCAGATCAAGGCCGGCACGCTTGTTCCGCCCACCACGATCCCGTAGGCTTCGCTGCTTGAGGTAAGGAGATTGTTGTAAGATAGGGCGACCGTGAGGGTCGCCCTATCTTACAACAATCTCCTTACCTTCCCCTCTTGTACTATGCTTGTTTCTCGTAAACATGAATGTTATGATTATGAGAAACAAAGTAGGAGGAAATAAATATGGCCGTGCAAACAAAGCAATCGCCGCCTGCTCCGAAATTGAGGCCAACACCATGGCTGCGCAAGTTTACTTCCGCGGTCGGCCGTCCTCTCTTCGCATTTATCCTGGCGATGATCGCCGGCATCATCGTCATTATGATCACCTCGCAAGGCTCTCCCGGAGATCGATTGAGCGCGGCGCTCACTGCTTATCAAGACCTTTTTGTTGGTTCTTTTGGAAACGCGCAGAATTTTTCTTTTACCCTGGTCACAGTTACCCCGCTCATTCTTACCAGTATTTCCGTTGCGATTGCTTTTCGCGCCGGCCTTTTTAATATTGGAGCCGAGGGACAGCTGGCCGTAGGCGCCATGGTGGCAGCTATTATCGCCTTCAAAGCTCCCACGTGGCCAGGCTGGGCCTTGATCCCCTTGATGATCGTCGCCAGTATGCTGGCCGGCGCCATCTGGGGTGGTATCGTGGGCATACTGAAAGCGTGGCGCGGCGCCCACGAGGTCGTCACCACCATCATGTTGAACTGGATCGCATTTTATGTGACCGACTACCTGATAGAAGGGCCCTTCAAGGCGCCCAACCAGGCAGACCAGACCGATGCGCTGCCTAAGCAGGCTACCTTTCCCACCGTTGCCGGCGCCTATAATCATACCCTGGGCACCTTTCTGCCACAGATCACCAATCCCCAGCAGTATCCTATCGATATCAGCATCTTTATCGCCCTGCTTGCCCTCGTCGTCTACTGGTTTATCGTTTCCCGCACAACCTTTGGCTATGAGGTACGCGTGATCGGCCAGAATCCTAAAGCCGCTAAGTACGCCGGCATCCCCACGAAGCGCAACATCTTTCTCGTCATGGCTATAGCCGGAGCTTTCTCCGGTCTGGCGGGTTCGCTGCACTTGATGGGGCAATTCCCTTACCAACTGATTGGTTCCACCTTCCGTATTGATCCAACCGGATTTGATGCCATCGGCGTGGCCCTGCTTGGCCGCACCACTGCCATCGGTGTCTTACTCGCCTCACTACTTTTCGGCGGTCTCTTGTACGGTGGGTCATACATGCAATTATTCGCCAATGTGCCTGGTGATCTCGTCTATATTATTCAGGCCCTCGTGCTGTTCACCATCGCAGCCGAGTTTCTGCCCGCCATCCAGCGTGCTTTGCCCAGGGGAATATTCGCCAGCCGCAAACCCGCCCTCGTGCCACCCGTTGAAGGAGCAACCATCAGCGACATTCCCGAAAATGACAAAAATAACGGCAGTACCCTGCAGGAGGGAGCGCTAACCGGGCCCCCCGGCGTTGTCAGGGGCAGCCCTGGCGAAATTGAATCAACCGGCCAGGCCTCTACAGCAGTCGATGATTCAAATAGAATTGCGGAGGATTAATCATGTTCTTTCAAGTGCTATTTCGCGTCCTCGGCTCCAGCGACCTCTGGCAGGCCACCTTACAGTTCGCAGCCCTGCTCGTCCTACCGGCCCTGGCAGGCGTAATCTCTGAGCGCAGTGGCGTCGTCAATATCGCCATGGAAGGCATGATGCTCACCGGCGCTTACGTGGGGGTAATGAGCGCGCTGGCAACAAATAACGTCTTCGTCGGCGTTCTCGGCGCTATGATCGCCGGAGGTGTTATGGCGCTCATTCATGCCGTCGTCTCCATCAACTTTCACGCCAACCAGATCGTCAGCGGCCTGGCCGTCAATATCGCCGCGCTAGGATTGACGAACTATCTGCTGCTTGTACAGACCAACGGTCAGGGCGTGCCACACCTGGTGAATGCCCTGCGCCTGCCGATTGTCACCTGGGGGCCGCTCGCCAATATACCTTTCCTGGGTCCCGTCCTGTTTCAACAGAATATTATCTTTTACGTGGCCATCGTGATCTTGATAGCCACCCAGTTCATCCTCTTCCGCACCAACGTCGGCCTGCGCATCCGTGCCGTGGGCGAGCATCCGCAGGCCGCCGATACAGCTGGAGTCAATGTCCGGCTCGTGCGCTATCTCTGCGTCATCGCCGGTGGCTTCCTTTCCGGCCTGGCAGGAGCATTCCTGGCGATGGGCATCGCCGGTATCTTCAACTCGAATATGACCGCGGGCGCGGGCTACATCGCGCTGGCAGCCGTGATTTTCGGCAAATACAATCCGTTAGGAGCCGGTGGGGCCTGCCTTATCTTCGGCCTGGGCGAAGCCCTCAGCACGCGCCTGCAAGATACCGGCATCTCACCCAACCTGCTCAGCACGTTGCCATATATACTGACCATCATCGCGCTGGTTGGCCTCGTCGGGCGTACCATCCCACCTGCCGCCG
This genomic window contains:
- a CDS encoding CDP-alcohol phosphatidyltransferase family protein, encoding MFSRRIQQRARELVALIMRPLARTGVTPNTLTLLGLLLSILTAVVIAQGWLLAGGLLMLFAGIFDMFDGAIARIRNAATTFGAFLDSTLDRYSESIILFGLLYYTLQRPALQDPLWPFHSEQPWMITLIYIAVVGSLLVSYTKARAEGLGLECKTGLLARPERVVILALGLLTGTTIWALILLAVFSNVTAIERIAHVWGITLRKPVATSEPVQISGSTGGDGQVSHFHLDTMQTGASDGLEPAPIPLANTWNPGSHSNVDGGPHRVNAEE
- a CDS encoding NYN domain-containing protein, which codes for MTTENTHPDNGDMQASAVEQLPASETPPTSDVAESGGEQVAATQSGTSDSVPEHGGQAAGSPTAEHDERHTQSEFAGTGSSDVEHQTPAIDTASSSEPSITPAAQMMAEEMFATTYPDQALSMAEGVVRPFTDFIEEFRQTEVNFGSFGQEPGAEAFAAFPSIAEPGSTQSPPVDEAAGTTAFVPEPPTVEEEQKAPAQEAKPVTNKERPVSPLLRPATRTRSRHGSSRQRESAAAATPERAGARPARGGQGTQEERDLSSVAQDAQTSPAAESAPAMPGVPQQEPATTGVPAEEQPKPARRYRFDRPAPTSPAVPTQHSVQPRPEEGKENRAPARSENGQALEREAQAARQNGGAAQHTEQQTAKQPSTQEPSAVNGEAAATPTPAPTPAHGRRHAQEHPHEKEKGQPSLASAVQADMTPATEGAESAAPVAQEVPPEELPPLEYSELQAATSRRRRRRRSGNASSPAASTTSTPASGVAGKPAPSEQPSLGSTTSGLAQGPTPMPASPVAVPRNASSPASAAPQYNIISGYTVSQMNQGNDGTGPFMGPEPSPARGSTISRESRPIRETQRGASHVARHGESMASPASVGQLANVISQAFQSQTDRIVAELRRANQVPTNVSVSFPPFPSTERVGVFVDVANLLYSARTQRLTIDFGKLLDFLRGNRRLVRAHAYCPTSPQPGDEQMFLQAVKGLGYRITTKNYKTFSSGAKKADLDLDLCMDVVRLVDGRAVDCIVLVSGDSDFMPMLDYCSDHGVRVEVAAFDESMSATLRQSCDLFINLAMLDEIRA
- a CDS encoding BMP family ABC transporter substrate-binding protein translates to MRKTGGYASIATFLMLFAALLSACGSSSTNTGSGGGGSTPTAPAVTVALVTDIGGLNDQGFNHLAYLGYTKAMNQYHFASHIIQTQSQNDYVHNLTLAAQSAQMVIAVGFLMQTPLYQVAQQFPNVKFAIVDGCAVPNPNTGACQNLPNVAPLFFKEQEAGCLVGAIAGQMEVDGKAKVPNLLGKNTISAVGGLSIPPVNRYIAGYKYCAQKVDPSINVLVNYSQDFSDTAKCKDVALSQINQHSADIIFQVAGGCGVGALDAAYQKNVYGIGVDADQSYVHPDVITSALKRVDVAVYDIIDDAEKGTYSTFVSNYNSNPASVAFDIAHDGVGYATPTSAVPADAAAKAMDFENQIKAGTLVPPTTIP
- a CDS encoding ABC transporter permease, which produces MAVQTKQSPPAPKLRPTPWLRKFTSAVGRPLFAFILAMIAGIIVIMITSQGSPGDRLSAALTAYQDLFVGSFGNAQNFSFTLVTVTPLILTSISVAIAFRAGLFNIGAEGQLAVGAMVAAIIAFKAPTWPGWALIPLMIVASMLAGAIWGGIVGILKAWRGAHEVVTTIMLNWIAFYVTDYLIEGPFKAPNQADQTDALPKQATFPTVAGAYNHTLGTFLPQITNPQQYPIDISIFIALLALVVYWFIVSRTTFGYEVRVIGQNPKAAKYAGIPTKRNIFLVMAIAGAFSGLAGSLHLMGQFPYQLIGSTFRIDPTGFDAIGVALLGRTTAIGVLLASLLFGGLLYGGSYMQLFANVPGDLVYIIQALVLFTIAAEFLPAIQRALPRGIFASRKPALVPPVEGATISDIPENDKNNGSTLQEGALTGPPGVVRGSPGEIESTGQASTAVDDSNRIAED
- a CDS encoding ABC transporter permease; translated protein: MFFQVLFRVLGSSDLWQATLQFAALLVLPALAGVISERSGVVNIAMEGMMLTGAYVGVMSALATNNVFVGVLGAMIAGGVMALIHAVVSINFHANQIVSGLAVNIAALGLTNYLLLVQTNGQGVPHLVNALRLPIVTWGPLANIPFLGPVLFQQNIIFYVAIVILIATQFILFRTNVGLRIRAVGEHPQAADTAGVNVRLVRYLCVIAGGFLSGLAGAFLAMGIAGIFNSNMTAGAGYIALAAVIFGKYNPLGAGGACLIFGLGEALSTRLQDTGISPNLLSTLPYILTIIALVGLVGRTIPPAADGIPYDPGSE